In Pseudomonas sp. ADAK2, the genomic window TGCGCACCCGCGCCACCAGCTCACTCACGGCGAACGGCTTGAGCAAGTAGTCATCCTCATGCAATTCCAACCCGCGCAAGCGATCTTCGATGCCGTCCTTGGTGGTAAGGAACAGCACCGGCGTTTCGCCGAGTTTGCGAATTTGTTGCTGTAGCTGCCAGCCGTTGAGCCCCGGCAGCATGACGTCGAGGATGATCAGGTCGTACTCGCCGGATTCGATGAAGCGCCGGCCGTCCATGCCGTTGAGCGCCACATCCACCGAATAGCTCGCTTCATTCAGGCCGTTGGCCAGGACCTTGGCGACTTCAGGTTCGTCTTCCACTAACAGGACACGCATGGCACACCTCGATTATTCAGGGGTACAGGCTAGGCGCGTTCGGGCCGGTTGCCCATCACTAACTTCAATGGCTTTAGATTGTGGCCAATGCCCGCAACCGCTCGGCATCGAGGATTTCGATTTCGCCATAGCCCAGACCGATAATCCCCTGCCCCTGCAATTCCTTGAGCATCTGGTTGGTGGTCTGGCGCGACAGCGACAGCATCGACGCCAGTTGTTCCTGGGGCAGTTGCAGTACCCGGCGCGGCGGGTCGATTTCGCCGTAGCCTTCGGCGATCATCAGCAGACGATGGGCCAAGCGCGCCGGGGCGGGCATCAGGCTCAGTTGTTCGAGGTTGATGAAAGTCAGGCG contains:
- a CDS encoding response regulator, which encodes MRVLLVEDEPEVAKVLANGLNEASYSVDVALNGMDGRRFIESGEYDLIILDVMLPGLNGWQLQQQIRKLGETPVLFLTTKDGIEDRLRGLELHEDDYLLKPFAVSELVARVRKLLRRDRGR